One window of the Dreissena polymorpha isolate Duluth1 chromosome 5, UMN_Dpol_1.0, whole genome shotgun sequence genome contains the following:
- the LOC127831465 gene encoding uncharacterized protein LOC127831465, producing the protein MYGAEYETGQNPPALGDLYENDVPCSVCLARGKTILMIPGRTSCYNGWTKEYQGYLMGEYHGHQGKGYVCMDKNAEALHSSYSDLNGALFYNVEGRCGTLKCPPYIEGAELACVVCSNST; encoded by the coding sequence ATGTATGGGGCTGAGTACGAAACAGGCCAAAATCCTCCAGCTTTAGGCGATCTCTACGAGAATGACGTACCGTGTTCTGTTTGTCTTGCTCGCGGAAAGACAATCTTGATGATTCCTGGCCGTACATCGTGCTACAACGGATGGACCAAGGAGTATCAGGGATATCTGATGGGGGAGTACCATGGGCATCAAGGCAAAGGATATGTCTGCATGGACAAAAACGCCGAGGCGCTGCATTCAAGCTATTCCGATCTTAATGGCGCTCTGTTCTACAATGTCGAAGGTCGATGTGGTACATTGAAATGTCCTCCGTATATCGAGGGAGCAGAACTAGCATGTGTCGTTTGTTCAAACTCAACATAA